Genomic segment of Arthrobacter antioxidans:
TGAGCTCCGAGGCGTGCAGGTCGCGGCTGAGGGCGGAGAACGCCCCGGCGACGAGCGCGTACTGCGCTCCCCCGGCCTCGCCGATGTCCGTGAGGCGCTCGGCGGTCTCGGCGATGGCGGTCGCGGCGGTGTACCGGCCGTAGTCGGAGGCGATGCCGTGACCGTAGGCACCCTTGGTCTGCGCCTGCGTGACCACGTCGAGGTTCCGCCCGTGCGCGAGCAGGAGATCCACGGCCATGAACGGCTCCAGGCGCGAACCGAACTTGCTGCTGGTCCGGCGCACACCCTTGGCGACGGCACGGACCTGCCCGTGCTCACGGGTCAGCAGGACGATGATGCGATCCGCCTCACCGAGCTTGTAGGTGCGCAGCACGACGCCCTCGGTGCGGTAGGTGCGGGATGCTGACGAGGAAGGCACTGGACCATTCTCCCACCTGCCACCCCCGCCGGACCGCTCGGAGCGGCACGGCGGGGGTGGCGGGCCGGGGGTCGGCGGGGCTCAGACGGCGTCGCGGATGGCCCGGTTGACCGCCGAGACGACGGCCTTGAGCGCGGCCATGGTGGTGTTCGCGTCGATACCGACGCCCCAGAGCACCCGTTCGCCGACGGCGCACTCCACGTACGCGGCGGCGCGCGCGTTGCCGCCGGAGGACAGGGCGTGCTCGGTGTAGTCGAGGACACGGACGTCCACGCCGTCCTGGCCGAGGATGGTGAGCAGGGCATCGATCGGGCCGTTGCCCTGGGCCGCCTTCCGCTGCTGCAGGCCGTCCACCAGGAGCGTCATGACCAGCTTGAACGAGCCGTCCTCGGCCGTATCCGTGTTGACGGAGGTGAGTTCGTAGTGGCCCCAGGCCTCCGCGCCGCCCTCGGTGCGCGTGGGCAGGTACTCGTCCTGGAAGACCGACCACAGCTGGGCACCGCTGACCTCGCCACCCTGGGTCTCCGTACGGCGCTGGATGACGCCGGAGAACTCGATCTGCGCGCGGCGCGGCAGGTCGAGGCTGTGCTCGTGCTTGAGCAGGTACGCCACACCGCCCTTGCCGGACTGCGAGTTCACCCGGATGACGGCCTCGTAGGACCGGCCGATGTCCTTCGGGTCGATCGGCAGGTACGGGACGGCCCACGGGAGGTCGTCGACACCGACGCCGGCCGCCGCGGCGTCGCGCTCCATGCTCTCGAAGCCCTTCTTGATGGCGTCCTGGTGGGAGCCGGAGAAGGCGGTGAAGACGAGGTCCCCACCGTAGGGGGAACGCTCGGGCACGCTGAGCTGGTTGCAGTACTCTGCGGTGCGGCGGATCGAGTCCATGTCGGAGAAGTCGATCTCCGGGTCGATCCCCTGGCTGAAGAGGTTCATCCCGAGCGTCACCAGGTCCACGTTGCCGGTCCGCTCGCCGTTGCCGAAGAGGCATCCCTCGATGCGGTCGGCGCCGGCCAGGTAGCCGAGCTCCGCCGCGGCCACCCCGGTGCCGCGATCGTTGTGGGGGTGCAGCGACAGGATGATGCTGTCCCGGTCCGTGAGGTTGCGGCTCATCCACTCGATGGAGTCCGCGTACACGTTCGGCGTCGCCATCTCGACGGTGGCCGGCAGGTTGAGGATCATCTGCCGGTCGGCGGAGGCCTCGAACACGGCCGACACCTCGTTGCTGATGCGGGCGGCGAATTCGAGCTCCGTCCCCGTGAACGATTCCGGGGAGTACTCGTAGGTGATCGCCGTGCTGCCCATGTTCTCCTCGAACTTGCGGCACAGCCGGGCGCCCTGGAGGGCGAGGTCGATGATGCCGTCCTGGTCCTGGTCGAACACGACGCGCCGCTGCAGCACGGACGTCGAGTTGTAGAGGTGCACGATCGCGCGGTCCGCCCCCTCGAGGGACGCGTAGGTCCGCTCGATCAGGTGTTCACGCGACTGCGTCAGGACCTGGATGGTGACGTCGTCGGGGATGCGGTCGCCTTCGACGAGCTGGCGGACGAAGTCGAAGTCGGTCTGCGACGCCGACGGGAAGCCCACCTCGATCTCCTTGAAGCCCATCCGGACGAGGAGGTCGAACATCTTGTGCTTGCGCTCGGGGTTCATCGGGTCGATCAGGGCCTGGTTGCCGTCCCGGAGGTCGACGGCGCACCAGCGGGGCGCCGTCGTGATGACGCGGTCCGGCCACGTCCGGTCGGGGAGCTCGACGGTGATCTGGTCCTGGAAGGGACGGTACTTGCCGAACGGCATACCGGAGGTCTTCTGTGCGTTTCGCATGGGGGGATCGGCCTTGTCTATGGGAACTGAGTGTGCCGGCGGCCGGGCGACGCGAACACCGCGGCGAGGGGTGGCCAATGGCTCTGAGTCCTAGATGGCCTCGCCGCGGCACCGAAGAAGAGTTCTCTGTGCACGCACATTTCCACGATAGCACGGCACATAGGATGGCTTCCGGGGGCGCTCGGACGAGTGCAGGCCCCGGAAGCACCACGAGGAATCAGGAAGCCACCATGACGATCAGCACCTTCGATCCGACCACTCTCGACACGACGATCCGGCCCCAGGACGACCTCTTCCGGCACGCGAACGGCGTGTGGCTGAGGGACACGGCCATTCCCGACGACCGAGCGCTCACGGGCTCGTTCACCGGCCTGCGCGATGCCTCCGAGCTCGCCGTGCGGACCATCATCGAGGAGGCCGCGGCGGAGGCGGCCGGCGGTTCCACCGACGGGCTCGACACGAAGATCGGCACCCTGTACGCGGACTTCATGGACACGGCACGCATCGAGGCCGCAGGGGCCGCGCCGATCAGGCCCCTGCTCGACCGCATCAGGGCGGTAACCACGGTCGAGGACCTCGTGGACCTCAGCGCCGGCCTCACCCGCTCGGGCATCCAGGGCTTCGTGGCGCCGTACGTGAGCAACGATGCCGGCAACCCCGAGCGCTACCTGCTGCACCTGTACCAGTCGGGCCTAGGCCTGCCCGACGAGTCCTACTACCGCGAGGAGGGCTTCGCCGAGACGCGCGACAGGTACCGGGAGCTCCTCGCGCGGCTCTTCGACCTCGCCGGGACGGCCGACCCGGCCGGCGCAGCGGCCCGTGTCCTCGCACTCGAGACGCGCCTCGCGGCGTCGTCGATGGGGTCCGTGGAGCGCAGGGACCCGCAGAAGACGTACAACCTGGTGCAGCACGACGCCGTCGCCGGGCTCTCGGACCATCTCGTCCCATGGCTGCGCATCGTCACCGACACCCCGGACCAGGCCGCGGAGCTCGTGGTCAACCAGCCCGGGTTCGTGCGCGGGCTCGACGGCGCGCTGCGCTCCGAGGACCTCGGCACCTGGCGGGAGTGGCTCGAGAGCCGGGTCCTGCTGCATGCGTCCGACTAC
This window contains:
- the recO gene encoding DNA repair protein RecO, producing MPSSSASRTYRTEGVVLRTYKLGEADRIIVLLTREHGQVRAVAKGVRRTSSKFGSRLEPFMAVDLLLAHGRNLDVVTQAQTKGAYGHGIASDYGRYTAATAIAETAERLTDIGEAGGAQYALVAGAFSALSRDLHASELILDSYLLRALATAGWAPSFTACARCGAPGPHSAFSAPLGGAVCPVCRPPGSASPSSATMELLGALLTGDWTVADASETGARREAAGLVAAYLQWHLERGVASLKHVERV
- the leuA gene encoding 2-isopropylmalate synthase, producing the protein MRNAQKTSGMPFGKYRPFQDQITVELPDRTWPDRVITTAPRWCAVDLRDGNQALIDPMNPERKHKMFDLLVRMGFKEIEVGFPSASQTDFDFVRQLVEGDRIPDDVTIQVLTQSREHLIERTYASLEGADRAIVHLYNSTSVLQRRVVFDQDQDGIIDLALQGARLCRKFEENMGSTAITYEYSPESFTGTELEFAARISNEVSAVFEASADRQMILNLPATVEMATPNVYADSIEWMSRNLTDRDSIILSLHPHNDRGTGVAAAELGYLAGADRIEGCLFGNGERTGNVDLVTLGMNLFSQGIDPEIDFSDMDSIRRTAEYCNQLSVPERSPYGGDLVFTAFSGSHQDAIKKGFESMERDAAAAGVGVDDLPWAVPYLPIDPKDIGRSYEAVIRVNSQSGKGGVAYLLKHEHSLDLPRRAQIEFSGVIQRRTETQGGEVSGAQLWSVFQDEYLPTRTEGGAEAWGHYELTSVNTDTAEDGSFKLVMTLLVDGLQQRKAAQGNGPIDALLTILGQDGVDVRVLDYTEHALSSGGNARAAAYVECAVGERVLWGVGIDANTTMAALKAVVSAVNRAIRDAV